A genomic region of Streptosporangium lutulentum contains the following coding sequences:
- a CDS encoding SRPBCC family protein, whose translation MITDFFRSSRTGKNVRFSNVLRIERPVGVVFDYLADLRNLPAWNYAIRETRPITPGPAGPGTVYRQLRSLPRPMREQLEIIEYERDRRLVIEGGFGAFHGRAIYDLEGSATTTDLVNAFELEAGAPSVLGGLATRGIAGAVAQNLRVLKGILEGPDARNTKAW comes from the coding sequence ATGATCACAGACTTCTTCCGATCCTCGCGGACGGGAAAGAACGTGAGGTTCAGCAATGTCCTGCGCATCGAGCGTCCGGTCGGCGTGGTCTTCGACTACCTGGCCGATCTGCGGAACCTTCCCGCCTGGAACTACGCGATCCGCGAGACCCGGCCGATCACCCCGGGACCGGCCGGTCCCGGAACCGTCTACCGGCAGCTTCGCAGTCTCCCCCGGCCCATGCGGGAACAACTGGAGATCATCGAGTACGAGCGCGACCGCCGTCTCGTGATCGAAGGCGGCTTCGGCGCCTTCCACGGGCGCGCGATCTACGATCTCGAAGGGTCCGCCACCACGACGGACCTGGTCAACGCGTTCGAGCTCGAAGCGGGGGCACCGAGCGTGCTGGGCGGACTGGCGACCCGCGGCATCGCCGGCGCCGTCGCACAGAACCTCCGCGTCCTCAAGGGCATCCTCGAAGGCCCCGACGCGAGGAACACAAAAGCGTGGTGA
- a CDS encoding N-acyl homoserine lactonase family protein → MNASADPIKRVSVLSTGSVAIRPEHVGPTWKNLYVWLFTSTRWTAPRPINVYVIEHRDGVVLFDTGQDRASVTDPNYFPGGFSGLIYSRLAKFAIEPDETLTAGLFRLGYAVGDVDTAVISHLHQDHIGGLPLLGHADIVVDHREWESLHKPLPEARGLMSSHIDLPGLNWRRITPEPLADPAVAPFDTGHDLFGDGSILLLPTPGHTPGSLSMLIRRPDHAPLILVGDLTYDAGLLAAGALPGIGDKKQMRDAVSKVNALRATMPDLEVLAAHDPGAADRLAGALAPVRSA, encoded by the coding sequence ATGAACGCTTCGGCAGATCCGATCAAGCGCGTGTCCGTCCTCAGCACCGGCTCGGTGGCCATCCGGCCGGAGCACGTCGGGCCGACGTGGAAGAACCTCTACGTCTGGCTGTTCACCTCGACGCGATGGACCGCTCCCCGGCCGATCAACGTCTACGTGATCGAGCACCGCGACGGCGTGGTGCTGTTCGACACCGGGCAGGACCGCGCGTCGGTGACCGATCCGAACTACTTCCCCGGAGGGTTCAGCGGGCTGATCTACTCGCGCCTCGCGAAATTCGCCATCGAACCGGACGAGACGCTGACGGCCGGCCTGTTCAGGCTGGGGTACGCCGTCGGCGACGTGGACACCGCGGTGATCTCCCACCTCCACCAGGACCACATCGGCGGGCTGCCGCTGCTCGGCCACGCCGACATCGTCGTCGACCACCGGGAGTGGGAGTCCCTGCACAAGCCGCTGCCGGAGGCGCGCGGCCTGATGTCATCGCACATCGACCTGCCCGGGCTGAACTGGAGGCGGATCACACCCGAACCGCTCGCGGACCCGGCGGTGGCACCGTTCGACACCGGCCACGACCTGTTCGGCGACGGGAGCATCCTGCTGCTGCCCACCCCGGGGCACACGCCCGGCTCGCTCTCCATGCTGATCCGCCGCCCGGACCACGCGCCGTTGATCCTGGTGGGTGACCTCACCTACGACGCCGGCCTCCTGGCCGCCGGCGCACTGCCCGGGATAGGCGACAAGAAGCAGATGCGTGACGCGGTGAGCAAGGTGAACGCCTTGCGCGCCACGATGCCCGACCTGGAGGTTCTGGCGGCCCACGACCCCGGGGCGGCCGATCGCCTCGCCGGGGCGCTCGCTCCCGTGCGGAGCGCGTGA